In Amycolatopsis jiangsuensis, the following proteins share a genomic window:
- a CDS encoding S1C family serine protease, which produces MSEQEPTPGRDPHGHPASGGYNVLGRPWVAPPGPPPAGASAPGNGYPGPAGAHPGVGQAGAGPGSSYPAAGQPGPAYPGAAAHPAAQPGYPVWEPYWAQQAPRPKRSHPVRAAAIAVGTIGLSVAVGLGVGHYVWQPHDVASDRDLGSLGTPGGASNTAIDPKAIADKVDPGIVDVNTELGYQGAAAAGTGIVLTGDGEVLTNNHVVEGATSIQVTDIGDGRTYTASVLGYDRSHDVAVLKLAGASGLATEKIGDSSKVASGDAVVGIGNAGGTGGEPAVAPGRVRALNQSITASDESSGSSEKLTGLIQVDANIQSGDSGGPLANADGEVIGVDTAASAGYQFNGQGGPGQGGLGQGDGGLGQGDGGFGQGQGGLGEGGPGQGMPGESQGGRNGSGSQQGFAIPINQAVTIAHQIVGGTASDTVHIGKSAFLGVTVSDAGGGRAPNEQGPGGQGQGEQGQGQIPSSGQGAAIQDLVAGGPAGTAGLAAGDVITALDGKPVDSATTLTTLMDQHHPGDNLTLTVLDDAGGQHDVTVTPAEGPVG; this is translated from the coding sequence ATGAGCGAGCAGGAACCGACCCCGGGCCGTGATCCGCACGGTCACCCCGCCTCGGGCGGGTACAACGTGCTGGGTCGTCCGTGGGTGGCCCCGCCCGGTCCTCCGCCGGCCGGGGCCTCGGCTCCGGGGAACGGGTATCCCGGGCCGGCCGGCGCTCACCCGGGCGTGGGTCAGGCGGGTGCCGGGCCGGGTTCGTCGTATCCGGCGGCGGGGCAGCCTGGTCCCGCGTACCCGGGGGCCGCTGCCCATCCGGCGGCGCAGCCGGGCTATCCGGTGTGGGAACCGTACTGGGCTCAGCAGGCTCCGCGGCCGAAGCGCAGCCATCCGGTGCGGGCCGCCGCGATCGCCGTGGGCACGATCGGGTTGTCCGTCGCGGTGGGGCTCGGCGTCGGGCACTACGTGTGGCAGCCGCACGACGTGGCGTCGGACCGGGACCTCGGCTCCTTGGGCACGCCCGGGGGAGCCTCGAACACGGCGATCGACCCGAAGGCGATCGCGGACAAGGTGGATCCGGGCATCGTCGACGTGAACACCGAACTCGGTTACCAGGGCGCGGCCGCGGCCGGGACGGGAATCGTACTCACCGGGGACGGCGAGGTGCTCACCAACAATCACGTCGTCGAAGGTGCGACCAGCATCCAGGTCACCGACATCGGCGACGGCCGCACGTACACCGCGTCCGTGCTCGGCTACGACCGCAGTCACGACGTCGCGGTGCTCAAACTCGCCGGTGCCTCCGGCCTGGCCACCGAGAAGATCGGAGATTCGTCGAAGGTCGCGTCCGGCGACGCGGTCGTGGGCATCGGCAACGCCGGCGGCACGGGCGGTGAACCGGCTGTGGCGCCGGGCCGGGTCCGGGCGCTGAACCAGTCGATCACCGCGTCCGACGAATCCAGCGGTTCGTCGGAGAAGCTGACCGGCCTGATCCAGGTCGACGCGAACATCCAGTCCGGCGATTCCGGTGGCCCGCTCGCCAACGCGGACGGCGAAGTGATCGGCGTCGACACCGCCGCTTCGGCGGGCTACCAGTTCAACGGCCAGGGCGGTCCCGGTCAGGGTGGCCTTGGCCAGGGTGACGGGGGCCTTGGCCAGGGTGACGGGGGTTTCGGACAGGGGCAGGGCGGTCTCGGTGAAGGCGGTCCGGGGCAGGGCATGCCGGGCGAGAGCCAGGGCGGCCGGAACGGTTCCGGCAGCCAGCAGGGATTCGCGATCCCGATCAACCAGGCGGTCACGATCGCCCACCAGATCGTCGGCGGTACCGCGTCCGACACCGTCCACATCGGAAAGAGCGCGTTCCTCGGCGTGACCGTCTCCGACGCCGGCGGCGGGCGAGCCCCGAACGAGCAGGGCCCGGGCGGCCAGGGACAGGGTGAGCAGGGGCAGGGGCAGATCCCATCGTCCGGCCAGGGTGCGGCCATCCAGGACCTGGTGGCCGGCGGCCCCGCCGGGACGGCAGGCCTCGCCGCGGGCGATGTGATCACGGCGCTGGACGGCAAGCCAGTGGACTCGGCCACGACCCTCACCACGCTGATGGACCAGCATCATCCGGGCGACAACCTGACCCTGACCGTGCTGGACGACGCCGGCGGGCAGCACGACGTCACCGTCACCCCGGCCGAAGGCCCGGTCGGCTGA
- a CDS encoding MerR family transcriptional regulator has translation MDSYSPAEVTARTGFSIDTIRYYERIGLLHEVGRTAGGRRRFTEEDLRFLQLLRCLRDTDMPIAEMLRFVGLLRDGEHTAAQRLEVLREHEKRVTEQIERLHGHQEHIRMKITYYRAESEQQNVAAV, from the coding sequence GTGGATTCCTATTCGCCGGCCGAGGTCACCGCCCGGACCGGATTCAGCATCGACACCATCCGCTACTACGAGCGCATCGGGCTGCTGCACGAGGTGGGCCGCACCGCCGGTGGCCGCCGTCGCTTCACCGAGGAGGACCTGCGGTTCCTGCAGCTGTTGCGGTGCCTGCGCGACACCGACATGCCCATCGCCGAGATGCTGCGTTTCGTCGGGCTGCTGCGCGACGGCGAGCACACCGCGGCACAGCGGCTCGAGGTGCTGCGCGAGCACGAGAAGCGCGTGACCGAGCAGATCGAACGGCTGCACGGGCACCAGGAACACATCCGGATGAAGATCACCTACTATCGCGCCGAGTCCGAACAGCAGAACGTCGCGGCCGTCTGA
- a CDS encoding aldo/keto reductase gives MTDLSELRPLGRSGLLVSPIALGAMTFGTAGLCSGDEASRAVFRDYLAAGGNFVDTANNYSDGRSEELVGEFLRELPDRDRVVLATKYSGPRVAEGGREVPDLANRSNGRKNMIASLERSLRRLRVDHVDLYWLHVWDGFTPAEEVVAAFDELVRAGKVRAVGLSDVPAWYATKAAMLGGPPITSLQLEYSLVERAIENEFVPLAGEFGIAVQPWSPLAGGFLTGKYSRTGAAEGRLAGAEHSAHRWAVLDVLRELAGENGATPAQLALHWVLRRPGVVSPIVGARSTEQLRDTLGALALDVPQDLVDRLTEGSRTELPFPYHVFERLRPFR, from the coding sequence ATGACGGACTTGAGTGAACTGCGGCCACTGGGCCGTTCCGGTCTGCTGGTCTCGCCGATCGCACTGGGGGCGATGACCTTCGGCACGGCCGGGCTGTGTTCCGGCGACGAGGCCTCGCGCGCGGTGTTCCGCGACTATCTGGCGGCCGGGGGCAACTTCGTCGACACCGCGAACAACTACAGCGACGGACGCAGCGAGGAGCTGGTCGGCGAGTTCCTGCGTGAGCTGCCCGACCGCGACCGCGTCGTGCTGGCCACGAAGTACTCCGGCCCGCGCGTCGCCGAGGGCGGCCGGGAGGTCCCCGACCTCGCCAACCGCAGCAACGGGCGCAAGAACATGATCGCGTCGCTGGAGCGTTCGCTGCGACGGCTCCGGGTGGACCACGTCGACCTGTATTGGCTGCACGTCTGGGACGGTTTCACCCCGGCCGAGGAGGTCGTCGCGGCGTTCGACGAGCTGGTGCGCGCGGGCAAGGTGCGCGCGGTCGGGCTGAGCGACGTCCCGGCGTGGTACGCGACCAAGGCGGCCATGCTCGGCGGCCCGCCGATCACCTCGCTGCAGCTGGAGTACTCGCTCGTCGAACGGGCCATCGAGAACGAGTTCGTCCCGCTGGCCGGGGAGTTCGGCATCGCGGTGCAGCCGTGGAGCCCGCTGGCCGGCGGATTCCTCACCGGCAAGTACAGCCGGACCGGCGCGGCCGAGGGCCGGCTCGCCGGAGCCGAGCACTCCGCGCACCGCTGGGCCGTGCTCGACGTGCTCCGTGAGCTGGCCGGGGAAAACGGTGCCACGCCGGCCCAGCTCGCACTGCACTGGGTCCTGCGCCGGCCGGGCGTCGTGAGCCCGATCGTGGGCGCCCGGTCGACGGAGCAGCTGCGTGACACGCTCGGCGCGCTGGCCCTGGACGTGCCGCAGGACCTCGTGGACCGGCTCACCGAGGGCAGCCGGACCGAGCTGCCCTTTCCGTACCACGTCTTCGAGCGGCTGCGGCCCTTCCGCTGA
- a CDS encoding YggT family protein, which produces MSLIGALVGWVLTLFILVLVVRMVLDWTRLVTTGPAWLGQARQFSHRVTEPVIAPVRRVLRPVRAGGVAIDLAFTVVFFGAVIVRSIFFAL; this is translated from the coding sequence ATGAGCCTGATCGGAGCGCTGGTCGGGTGGGTGCTGACCCTGTTCATCCTGGTGCTGGTGGTCCGCATGGTGCTGGACTGGACCCGGCTGGTGACCACCGGACCGGCGTGGCTGGGACAGGCGCGGCAGTTCAGCCACCGGGTCACCGAACCGGTGATCGCCCCGGTCCGCCGGGTGTTACGCCCGGTACGGGCCGGCGGAGTGGCCATCGACCTGGCGTTCACGGTGGTGTTCTTCGGCGCGGTGATCGTGCGCTCGATCTTTTTCGCACTCTGA
- a CDS encoding ABC transporter substrate-binding protein, whose translation MSLSRRGFLSGTAGASLLLAGCGSGGASPAKQTSTPGFPVTVPGQLGSTTVAAPPRRVVAAGYLRDTDLALALGAELVLSVRNQSFAKGLAPWAKLRSGTETAYVTDGGLPLEKIAAAKPDLILAADDYSLAGDWSNLSSIAPTLGYQAGPGKDGWPEMTRRTGAALGKPDQAAALVKQVRDKIDGVGKAHPEFAGKTFTFGPVSTNSVYTINSTADAAATFFSQLGLKLSPKAAVLPSSTTPGRAQISPERLDLLDADVLIISYDSPASRATFEANPLFESLPAVKRGAYVPLDQTIGIAMAFPSVLSIPYALDVVAPKLATALKKGA comes from the coding sequence ATGAGCCTGTCCCGCCGCGGTTTTCTGTCCGGTACCGCCGGCGCGTCCCTGCTGCTCGCCGGTTGCGGTTCCGGCGGCGCTTCCCCGGCGAAACAGACGTCCACGCCCGGCTTCCCGGTCACCGTGCCGGGGCAGCTGGGCAGCACCACGGTCGCCGCGCCGCCGCGGCGCGTGGTGGCGGCCGGATACCTGCGGGACACCGACCTCGCCCTGGCACTCGGCGCGGAACTGGTGTTGTCGGTGCGCAACCAGTCGTTTGCGAAAGGCCTCGCGCCCTGGGCGAAGCTGCGCTCCGGCACGGAGACCGCCTACGTCACCGACGGCGGTTTGCCGCTGGAGAAGATCGCCGCGGCGAAGCCGGATCTGATCCTCGCCGCCGACGACTACAGCCTGGCCGGCGACTGGTCCAACCTGAGCTCGATCGCGCCCACGCTGGGGTACCAGGCCGGCCCGGGCAAGGACGGCTGGCCGGAGATGACCCGGCGGACCGGTGCGGCGCTCGGCAAGCCCGACCAGGCGGCGGCGCTGGTGAAGCAGGTACGGGACAAGATCGACGGTGTCGGCAAGGCGCATCCGGAGTTCGCCGGGAAGACCTTCACCTTCGGTCCGGTCTCCACCAACAGCGTCTACACCATCAACAGCACGGCCGACGCCGCCGCGACCTTCTTCTCGCAACTGGGTCTGAAGCTGTCCCCGAAAGCCGCTGTACTGCCCTCGTCCACCACCCCTGGCCGGGCCCAGATCTCACCCGAACGTCTCGACCTGCTCGACGCGGATGTGCTCATCATCAGCTACGACAGCCCGGCGTCGCGGGCCACGTTCGAGGCCAATCCACTGTTCGAGTCGCTGCCCGCGGTCAAGCGTGGCGCGTACGTGCCGCTGGACCAGACCATCGGGATCGCCATGGCGTTCCCGTCCGTGCTGAGCATCCCGTACGCCCTCGATGTGGTGGCGCCCAAGCTGGCCACCGCGCTGAAGAAAGGAGCATGA
- a CDS encoding ABC transporter ATP-binding protein has translation MSAVSELERPVRGRITAAAVCQGLAAALSVVPMVAVVEIGRRLLAGRADEGWPIAWLAVGLLALRVVLHLAAGLVGHLADAELAILLRRRLAGHLALLPLSWFAGGVSAKVRTTVQDDVSALHHAVAHARGELAAAVTGPVVIVGYLFATEWRLALLTVALVAAAQAVRMRLARGAEEPVRRISAASVELTAASVELVQGIAVVKAFGGAGVPRRFGAAADELVRANDEAQRGFLVQRSLTRATVAPATILLLVTGCGVGFTAAGWTQPVDVVAFALLGLGLFELLTPIYSARDQRRTASSAAERVGALLAEPAEAVAEHPETLPPGPLAVELDGVRFGYPGGQEVLHGVSAVLEPGTVTALVGPSGAGKSTLGLLLARFHDVTGGSIRLGGHDLRRLTRAELYRHVGFLFQDVTLLRTSIRDNIALADPEAGDGAVVAAAKAAAIHERILALPRGYDSVAGEDALLSGGEAQRVSIARTLLADTPVLVLDEATAFADPESEAAVQDGLAALAGGRTVLVIAHRLRTIAEADRILVLDEGRVAEQGRHEELLALDGRYARMWRAQHGGAQ, from the coding sequence GTGTCCGCTGTCTCCGAGCTGGAACGTCCGGTCCGTGGCCGGATCACCGCCGCCGCGGTGTGCCAGGGGCTGGCCGCGGCGTTGTCCGTGGTCCCCATGGTGGCGGTCGTCGAAATCGGCCGGCGGCTGCTGGCCGGACGGGCTGACGAGGGGTGGCCGATCGCCTGGCTCGCGGTCGGCTTGCTCGCCCTGCGCGTCGTGCTCCACCTTGCCGCCGGGCTCGTCGGCCACCTCGCGGACGCGGAGCTGGCGATCCTGCTGCGCCGCCGGCTCGCCGGGCATCTGGCGTTGCTGCCGCTGAGCTGGTTCGCCGGCGGAGTTTCCGCGAAGGTCCGGACCACTGTGCAGGACGACGTGTCCGCGCTGCACCACGCCGTCGCGCACGCCCGCGGTGAACTGGCCGCCGCGGTGACCGGCCCGGTGGTGATCGTCGGCTACCTGTTCGCGACGGAGTGGCGGCTCGCGCTGCTCACGGTGGCCCTCGTGGCCGCGGCGCAGGCTGTCCGGATGAGGCTGGCGCGCGGTGCCGAGGAACCCGTGCGGCGGATTTCCGCGGCCAGTGTGGAGCTGACCGCGGCCTCGGTGGAGCTGGTGCAGGGGATCGCGGTGGTGAAGGCTTTCGGCGGGGCCGGGGTGCCACGCCGGTTCGGCGCCGCCGCCGACGAGCTCGTCCGGGCGAACGACGAGGCGCAGCGCGGATTCCTGGTGCAACGCAGCCTGACCCGGGCGACCGTCGCGCCGGCCACGATCCTGTTGCTGGTCACCGGGTGCGGTGTCGGATTCACCGCCGCCGGCTGGACGCAGCCGGTCGACGTGGTCGCTTTCGCGCTGCTGGGGCTGGGGTTGTTCGAGCTGCTCACCCCGATCTACTCGGCGCGGGACCAGCGCCGCACCGCGAGCTCCGCGGCGGAGCGGGTCGGCGCGCTGCTGGCCGAACCTGCCGAAGCGGTGGCCGAGCACCCGGAGACGCTGCCGCCGGGCCCGCTTGCCGTGGAACTCGACGGAGTGCGGTTCGGATACCCCGGCGGTCAGGAAGTGCTGCACGGCGTGAGCGCGGTGCTCGAACCGGGCACCGTCACCGCGCTCGTCGGGCCGTCCGGCGCCGGGAAGTCGACGCTCGGACTGCTGCTCGCCCGGTTCCACGACGTCACCGGTGGGTCGATCCGCCTGGGCGGGCACGACCTCCGCCGCCTGACGCGCGCCGAACTGTACCGGCACGTGGGGTTCCTCTTCCAGGACGTGACCCTGTTGCGGACCTCGATCCGCGACAACATCGCGCTGGCCGACCCGGAAGCCGGGGACGGAGCCGTCGTCGCCGCCGCGAAAGCCGCGGCGATCCACGAGCGGATCCTCGCGCTTCCCCGTGGCTATGACTCGGTGGCAGGGGAGGACGCGCTGCTGTCCGGTGGCGAGGCCCAGCGGGTGAGCATCGCGCGTACCTTGCTCGCGGACACGCCGGTCCTCGTGCTGGACGAGGCCACCGCGTTCGCGGATCCGGAGTCCGAGGCCGCGGTGCAGGACGGGCTCGCCGCGCTCGCCGGAGGCCGTACGGTGCTGGTGATCGCGCACCGGTTGCGCACGATCGCCGAAGCCGACCGGATTCTGGTGCTCGACGAGGGCCGGGTGGCCGAACAGGGCCGGCACGAAGAGCTGCTGGCACTCGACGGCCGCTATGCCCGGATGTGGCGTGCCCAGCATGGAGGTGCGCAATGA
- a CDS encoding chitinase has translation MRRSRLCVLMAVLAMVTGGFLAGPGTAGAASAALPKHSLIGYLHASFANGSGYVKLADVPDAWDIIDLAFAEPTSPTSGEVQFNRCPAEECAGVESDADFIAAIRAKQAQGKKVLISIGGANGQVQLTTTAARDAFVSSVSAIIDKYGLDGLDVDFEGHSLSLDSGDTDFHKPTTPVVVNLISALQSLKSRYGDKFVLTMAPETFFVQVGHQFYGGSGGGDARTGAYLPVIYALRDALTVLHVQDYNSGPVMGLDEQYHTMGGADFHIAMTDMLKAGFTVADTGQTFPALRDDQIGFGVPATGEAGNGYTPPADVQTALTCLAKGTGCGSYTLRGGPIPGLAGLMTWSINWDHFSGWAFQDAHRPFLDSLS, from the coding sequence ATGAGGCGTTCCCGACTGTGTGTGCTGATGGCCGTGCTGGCGATGGTGACCGGCGGGTTCCTCGCCGGTCCCGGAACCGCAGGTGCCGCCTCGGCCGCGTTGCCCAAGCATTCCCTGATCGGTTACCTGCACGCGAGTTTCGCGAACGGGTCCGGTTACGTGAAGCTCGCCGACGTCCCGGATGCCTGGGACATCATCGATCTCGCGTTCGCCGAGCCGACCTCGCCGACGTCCGGCGAGGTCCAGTTCAACCGGTGCCCCGCCGAGGAGTGCGCCGGGGTGGAGAGCGACGCCGACTTCATCGCCGCGATCCGGGCCAAGCAGGCGCAGGGCAAAAAGGTGCTGATCTCGATCGGCGGCGCGAACGGGCAGGTCCAGCTCACCACGACCGCCGCGCGTGACGCGTTCGTCAGTTCCGTCTCGGCGATCATCGACAAGTACGGCCTGGACGGTCTGGACGTCGACTTCGAAGGGCATTCGCTGTCGCTGGACTCCGGCGACACCGACTTCCACAAGCCGACCACGCCGGTCGTGGTCAACCTCATCTCCGCGCTCCAGTCGCTGAAGTCCCGCTACGGCGACAAGTTCGTGCTCACGATGGCGCCGGAGACGTTCTTCGTCCAGGTCGGCCACCAGTTCTACGGCGGCTCCGGTGGCGGCGACGCGCGCACCGGCGCGTACCTGCCGGTGATCTACGCACTGCGTGACGCGCTGACCGTGCTGCACGTCCAGGACTACAACTCCGGCCCGGTGATGGGCCTCGACGAGCAGTACCACACGATGGGCGGCGCCGACTTCCACATCGCGATGACCGACATGCTCAAGGCCGGCTTCACCGTCGCCGACACCGGGCAGACGTTCCCCGCGCTGCGCGACGACCAGATCGGCTTCGGCGTTCCGGCGACCGGCGAGGCGGGCAACGGCTACACCCCGCCCGCCGACGTCCAGACCGCGCTGACCTGCCTGGCCAAGGGCACCGGCTGCGGAAGCTACACCCTGCGCGGCGGGCCGATCCCCGGTCTGGCCGGCCTGATGACCTGGTCGATCAACTGGGACCACTTCTCCGGCTGGGCGTTCCAGGACGCACACCGGCCGTTCCTGGACTCCCTTTCCTGA
- a CDS encoding ABC transporter ATP-binding protein: MIGVLLRLIGRPHRRLFVRFFVSTVVYSLAEGAAFGLLVPLLTELLGGRTAAAAWWLLPLAAAVVVGWFAHYDKESRALELTSAWRRTLYERLGTHVARLPLGWFTGARTAQLQQILGTGIGTAVRTVSLVQALVGVVLTPATIFVFLLVADWRVALAVLVTVPVVVLVFVIAGRLTARTEAAHHAAEAEAGARLVEFAGAQPVLRANGRSRGGRQLLDDALEGQHRAARRAVLGAMPGENLGQLAIQLAFTTVVVVGLLLATGAAVPAARIVAIMVLGLHFLQPFAVVAAVANSVRACRAALERIDSVLRVPPLPEPDEPARVADASVELRDARFGYHGSPVLDGFSLRVPAGSVTALVGPSGAGKTTVTKLVARFFDAEAGTVLVGGRDVRQLSTVDLMDTVSLVFQDVHLFDGTIEDNIRLGRPDATREQVLEAARRARVEPIAQRLPDGWRSRVGEGGRLLSGGERQRVAIARTLLKDTPIVLLDEATSALDAENEVAIHQALGELAHGRTLLVIAHRLSTVTHADRIAVLDGGRVVEEGKHRDLLAAGGRYAALWADHERARGWRITSH; encoded by the coding sequence ATGATCGGCGTGCTGCTGCGCCTCATCGGCCGTCCGCACCGGCGGCTGTTCGTGCGGTTCTTCGTGTCCACAGTGGTCTATTCACTGGCCGAGGGCGCAGCGTTCGGCCTTCTCGTGCCGCTGCTGACCGAGCTGCTGGGTGGCCGGACGGCGGCGGCCGCGTGGTGGCTGCTGCCGCTGGCCGCGGCGGTGGTGGTCGGCTGGTTCGCCCATTACGACAAGGAAAGCCGGGCGCTCGAGCTGACTTCGGCGTGGCGGCGGACGCTGTACGAGCGGCTGGGCACGCACGTGGCCCGGCTGCCGCTGGGGTGGTTCACCGGCGCCCGCACCGCGCAGCTGCAGCAGATCCTCGGCACCGGGATCGGGACCGCGGTGCGCACGGTCTCCCTGGTGCAGGCGCTCGTCGGCGTGGTGCTCACCCCGGCCACCATTTTCGTCTTTCTGCTCGTGGCGGACTGGCGGGTCGCGCTCGCGGTGCTGGTCACCGTTCCGGTGGTGGTGCTGGTGTTCGTGATCGCCGGCCGGCTCACCGCGCGTACCGAGGCAGCGCACCACGCCGCGGAAGCCGAGGCCGGCGCCCGGCTGGTCGAGTTCGCCGGTGCGCAACCGGTGCTGCGTGCCAACGGCCGGTCGCGGGGTGGCCGTCAGCTGCTGGACGACGCACTGGAGGGGCAGCACCGCGCCGCGCGACGTGCCGTGCTGGGTGCGATGCCGGGGGAAAACCTGGGGCAGCTGGCGATCCAGCTCGCCTTCACCACGGTGGTCGTCGTCGGGCTCCTGCTGGCGACCGGCGCCGCGGTACCTGCCGCGCGGATCGTCGCAATCATGGTGCTGGGATTGCATTTCCTGCAGCCGTTCGCGGTCGTCGCGGCGGTGGCGAACTCGGTACGCGCCTGCCGCGCCGCCCTGGAACGCATCGACTCGGTGCTTCGGGTGCCGCCGTTACCCGAACCCGACGAACCGGCTCGGGTCGCCGACGCCTCGGTGGAACTGCGGGATGCCCGGTTCGGCTACCACGGCAGCCCGGTACTCGACGGGTTCTCGCTGCGGGTCCCGGCCGGGTCGGTCACCGCGCTGGTGGGGCCGTCCGGAGCCGGCAAGACGACCGTGACGAAACTCGTCGCGCGGTTCTTCGACGCCGAGGCGGGCACCGTCCTCGTCGGCGGCCGCGACGTGCGGCAACTGTCCACTGTGGATCTCATGGATACGGTTTCCCTGGTGTTCCAGGACGTCCACTTGTTCGACGGCACGATCGAGGACAACATCCGGCTCGGCCGCCCGGACGCGACCCGCGAGCAGGTGCTCGAAGCGGCGCGACGGGCGCGCGTGGAGCCGATCGCGCAGCGGCTTCCGGACGGCTGGCGCTCCCGCGTCGGGGAGGGCGGCCGCCTGCTGTCCGGCGGCGAACGGCAGCGGGTCGCCATCGCGCGCACTCTGCTGAAGGACACCCCGATCGTGCTGCTGGACGAGGCGACGTCCGCACTGGACGCCGAAAACGAGGTCGCGATCCACCAGGCACTCGGGGAACTGGCCCACGGACGCACCCTGCTGGTGATCGCGCACCGGCTGTCCACCGTCACGCACGCCGACCGGATCGCGGTGCTCGACGGTGGCCGCGTCGTGGAGGAGGGCAAGCATCGCGACCTGCTGGCGGCCGGCGGCCGCTACGCCGCGTTGTGGGCGGACCACGAACGGGCGCGGGGCTGGCGTATCACCAGCCACTGA
- a CDS encoding cysteine hydrolase family protein, whose product MTTLEDRPNTALLVVDVQKGVMAVSHEAGTVVANVGVLVTKARRAGVPVVWIQHSDEGMARGSDGWQYVPELTRAETEPLVEKSFPDSFEDTTLEQVLAGLGVGRLVVSGAQTDVCIRSTLHGALARGYDATLVSDAHTTEDLTEWGAPPPPQVIAHTNLYWRFHTAPGRTAGTVTTEEVDFGTGS is encoded by the coding sequence ATGACCACGCTGGAAGACCGTCCGAACACCGCGTTGCTGGTCGTGGACGTGCAGAAAGGCGTCATGGCGGTGTCGCACGAGGCGGGCACCGTGGTGGCGAACGTCGGTGTGCTCGTGACGAAGGCCCGGCGGGCCGGGGTGCCCGTGGTGTGGATCCAGCACTCGGACGAGGGCATGGCCAGGGGCAGCGACGGCTGGCAGTACGTTCCCGAGCTGACCCGGGCGGAGACCGAGCCGCTGGTGGAGAAGAGTTTCCCGGATTCGTTCGAGGACACCACGCTGGAGCAGGTGCTCGCCGGACTGGGCGTGGGCCGCCTGGTGGTGAGCGGAGCCCAGACGGACGTCTGCATCCGCTCGACCCTGCACGGCGCACTGGCCCGCGGCTACGACGCCACCCTGGTGAGTGACGCGCACACCACCGAGGACCTCACCGAATGGGGCGCCCCACCCCCGCCGCAGGTCATCGCGCACACGAACCTGTACTGGCGTTTCCACACCGCCCCGGGCCGCACCGCCGGCACGGTGACCACAGAGGAGGTCGATTTCGGCACGGGATCGTGA
- a CDS encoding prolyl oligopeptidase family serine peptidase, with protein MTHVLLPRIAPPEPEPGAGCLRYRDAVVAQLTGYRPLLLDLTVPDGSPPETGWPVVVFVHSETSAARQGPLGRYLGARLLEAGFAMATVHFRHGREAGYPAQLHDVKAAVRWLRHHSRTLALDPVRLAAWGHGAGGYLAVLLAVTGGHPELEGEVGVSGPDSSVQAAVAWSPPSDFTRLPAPPPGSLHAVTGADPHTWLFGTSPTNDPALAAATNPLTHLTETAAPLLVTHGTADATVPLAHSESLVAAYWRAGADADFRWLPDTGHAYGHPVRSEMTTTGISFLRKHFG; from the coding sequence GTGACCCACGTACTGCTGCCCCGGATCGCACCGCCCGAGCCCGAGCCCGGGGCGGGCTGCCTGCGGTACCGCGACGCAGTGGTCGCGCAGCTGACCGGGTACCGGCCGCTGCTGCTCGACCTCACGGTGCCGGACGGCTCCCCGCCGGAGACGGGCTGGCCGGTGGTCGTGTTCGTGCACAGCGAGACGTCCGCAGCGCGGCAGGGGCCGTTGGGCCGGTACCTCGGTGCACGGCTGCTGGAGGCCGGCTTCGCCATGGCGACCGTCCACTTCAGACACGGGCGCGAGGCCGGTTACCCGGCGCAGCTGCACGACGTGAAGGCGGCCGTCCGCTGGCTGCGCCACCACAGCCGGACCCTCGCACTGGATCCGGTCCGGCTCGCCGCCTGGGGCCACGGCGCGGGCGGCTACCTCGCGGTCCTGCTCGCGGTGACCGGCGGCCATCCCGAGCTGGAAGGCGAGGTCGGCGTGAGCGGCCCGGACAGCTCCGTGCAGGCGGCCGTGGCGTGGAGCCCGCCCTCGGACTTCACGCGGCTGCCCGCTCCCCCGCCCGGTTCACTGCACGCCGTGACCGGGGCCGACCCGCACACCTGGCTGTTCGGCACCTCCCCGACGAACGATCCGGCCCTGGCGGCCGCGACGAACCCGCTCACCCACCTCACCGAAACGGCCGCCCCGCTGCTGGTCACGCACGGCACCGCCGACGCGACGGTCCCGTTGGCCCACAGCGAATCCCTGGTAGCCGCCTACTGGCGCGCGGGCGCGGACGCCGACTTCCGCTGGCTCCCCGACACCGGCCACGCCTACGGCCACCCCGTCCGCAGCGAAATGACCACCACGGGAATCTCCTTCCTGCGCAAGCACTTCGGGTAA